A genomic segment from Desulfuromonas sp. encodes:
- a CDS encoding dihydrofolate reductase, with amino-acid sequence MTRKPDIHIIVAMTSDLLIGNAGKLPWTLPEDLHLFKKKTIGNTVIMGRKTYTGIGKVLADRNNIVITSKTVTDNSVESFSSFDEGVRRAVDIGAKIFCIGGREIFAAALPLATELHISWVEGDYEGNTYFPGFNLDNWQETNRSCHAGFTHISYKRKRRQN; translated from the coding sequence ATGACCCGCAAACCTGACATCCATATTATCGTTGCCATGACCAGCGACCTGCTGATCGGTAACGCGGGAAAACTTCCGTGGACCCTGCCGGAAGATCTTCACCTGTTCAAAAAAAAGACTATCGGCAATACCGTGATTATGGGACGTAAAACCTATACCGGCATCGGAAAAGTTCTGGCCGATCGCAACAATATTGTCATTACATCAAAGACTGTCACTGATAATTCGGTAGAATCATTTTCATCCTTTGACGAAGGAGTCCGTCGGGCGGTTGACATCGGCGCGAAAATTTTCTGTATCGGCGGCCGGGAGATATTTGCTGCAGCTCTGCCTCTGGCAACCGAGCTTCATATTTCATGGGTTGAAGGTGACTATGAAGGCAATACGTACTTTCCTGGATTCAACCTCGATAATTGGCAGGAGACAAACCGAAGCTGCCATGCCGGCTTCACTCACATCTCCTACAAAAGAAAAAGGAGGCAGAATTAA
- a CDS encoding replicative DNA helicase, with the protein MVETPSHRLPPQNLEGEMSVLGGVLLENEAMNKALEILRPEDFYRESHRKIFSALQDLSEKGEPADLVTLTAALKQSGELDAVGGSAYLTTLVDYVPTAANISYYAKMVKEKSIARRLIQVATDIATKGYEGGEIEGTLDWAEKSIFDIAGLRIKPSFFSTKEILKDTFKTIEKLYDRKEKVTGVPTGFLDLDDMTAGLQSGDLIIIAGRPSMGKTAFCLNVIEQASVHLEEKVPSLVFSLEMSKEKLVQRMLCSISRVDASRLRTGHLGESDWPKLTSGAGHLSEAPIYIDDTPAISILELRAKARRLKAEKNIGLIVIDYLQLMQGNNPESRQQEISEISRSLKALAKELSIPVVALSQLNRSLESRTDKRPIMADLRESGAIEQDADVIMFVYREAVYCEACKSNEKTCEKNHEQDAEIVVGKQRNGPIGTVHLTFRGQYTRFENQAKRQEGY; encoded by the coding sequence ATGGTCGAAACGCCATCCCATCGATTGCCGCCTCAGAACCTTGAAGGGGAGATGTCTGTCCTCGGAGGAGTTCTGCTGGAAAACGAGGCCATGAACAAGGCCCTCGAGATCCTGCGTCCGGAAGATTTCTACCGCGAAAGTCATCGCAAGATATTCAGCGCCCTGCAGGATCTTTCTGAAAAAGGCGAGCCGGCTGACCTGGTCACCCTGACCGCGGCGCTCAAACAGAGCGGCGAGCTCGACGCGGTCGGCGGCTCGGCCTACCTGACGACACTGGTCGATTATGTCCCGACCGCAGCCAATATTTCCTACTATGCCAAGATGGTCAAGGAGAAGTCGATCGCGCGCCGCCTGATTCAGGTTGCGACCGATATTGCAACCAAGGGTTATGAAGGTGGCGAGATTGAAGGGACTCTCGACTGGGCCGAAAAATCGATCTTCGATATTGCCGGGTTGCGCATCAAACCGTCTTTTTTTTCAACCAAGGAAATTCTCAAGGATACCTTCAAGACCATCGAAAAACTTTATGATCGAAAGGAGAAAGTGACCGGGGTTCCAACCGGTTTTCTCGACCTCGATGATATGACCGCAGGTTTACAGTCGGGCGATCTGATTATTATCGCCGGTCGGCCTTCGATGGGCAAAACAGCCTTCTGTCTGAATGTTATTGAGCAGGCTTCGGTGCACCTCGAAGAGAAGGTGCCATCGCTGGTTTTTTCTCTCGAGATGAGCAAGGAGAAGCTTGTACAGCGGATGCTCTGCTCAATATCCAGAGTTGACGCAAGTCGCCTGCGAACCGGTCATCTCGGTGAGTCGGACTGGCCAAAACTGACCAGTGGCGCCGGGCATCTGTCGGAAGCACCGATTTATATTGACGATACGCCGGCGATTTCAATCCTTGAATTACGGGCCAAGGCGCGGCGGCTCAAGGCAGAAAAGAATATTGGCCTGATTGTGATTGACTACCTGCAGCTGATGCAGGGCAATAATCCGGAAAGTCGTCAGCAGGAAATCTCTGAAATCTCCCGCTCGCTGAAAGCTCTGGCCAAGGAGTTGAGTATCCCGGTCGTTGCCTTGTCGCAGCTTAACCGCTCGCTTGAAAGCCGTACCGACAAACGACCGATTATGGCCGATTTGCGGGAGTCGGGAGCGATTGAGCAGGACGCCGACGTCATTATGTTTGTTTATCGCGAAGCGGTCTACTGCGAAGCCTGCAAGAGCAATGAGAAAACCTGTGAAAAGAATCATGAACAGGATGCCGAGATTGTTGTCGGCAAGCAGCGAAACGGTCCGATCGGGACGGTTCATTTGACCTTCCGTGGCCAGTACACCCGTTTTGAAAATCAGGCGAAACGCCAGGAGGGGTATTAA
- a CDS encoding 50S ribosomal protein L9, translating to MKVILNENVEGLGGIGELVNVKPGYARNFLLPRNKAVVADEKNVKEFEHQKRQAERKLEKLTAEAASLKDKVEGVSCTVVHRAGDDGKLFGSVTNIELAEKLAEAGLDIDRKQIVLLQPIKSLGEHEVPVKLNAGVTATLKVVVEASEEE from the coding sequence ATGAAGGTTATTCTGAACGAGAATGTTGAAGGTCTCGGGGGCATTGGCGAACTGGTCAATGTCAAGCCGGGCTACGCACGTAATTTTCTCCTGCCGCGCAACAAGGCTGTGGTTGCTGATGAAAAGAATGTCAAGGAATTTGAGCACCAGAAGCGTCAGGCCGAACGCAAGCTCGAAAAGCTGACCGCGGAAGCAGCGAGCCTTAAAGACAAGGTTGAAGGGGTCTCCTGTACGGTTGTTCACCGGGCCGGCGATGATGGCAAGTTGTTCGGCAGCGTGACCAATATTGAACTGGCTGAGAAATTGGCTGAAGCCGGACTTGATATTGATCGCAAGCAGATTGTTCTGTTGCAGCCGATCAAGTCACTCGGCGAGCATGAGGTGCCGGTCAAGCTCAACGCCGGCGTCACAGCAACCCTGAAAGTTGTTGTTGAAGCGAGCGAAGAAGAGTAG
- the rpsR gene encoding 30S ribosomal protein S18, with translation MAFQPRRRFHRRKGCRFCIDKNEVDYKEIRNLRYFVSERGKIVPRRISGNCAEHQRKVTEAIKRARNIALLPFTASHSLDR, from the coding sequence ATGGCTTTTCAACCACGTCGCCGTTTTCATCGCCGCAAGGGTTGCCGTTTCTGTATTGATAAAAACGAAGTCGATTACAAGGAAATCCGCAACTTGCGTTATTTTGTTTCCGAGCGGGGTAAAATTGTGCCGCGCCGGATCTCCGGTAACTGTGCCGAGCATCAGCGCAAAGTAACCGAAGCAATCAAGCGGGCCCGCAATATTGCACTGCTGCCGTTTACGGCCAGTCATTCGCTCGACCGCTAG
- the rpsF gene encoding 30S ribosomal protein S6, with translation MRTYETIFIIHPEVAGDAYTEVVEKFKGILIELGANMLAVEEWGTRKLAYIVQKQERGTYVLFAYEGKPEGIRELERRFRIDDKVIKFMTIQLEGEYKPSGFVRKTDDSESKASTEESPKAEEAPKSEAASSEKPAEAPAAEETAAKEAPTEEASAKTETEKESA, from the coding sequence ATGCGTACCTACGAAACTATCTTTATTATCCACCCGGAAGTGGCCGGCGATGCCTACACCGAGGTTGTCGAGAAGTTTAAAGGCATCCTGATCGAACTCGGTGCCAATATGCTGGCCGTTGAAGAGTGGGGCACCCGAAAACTCGCTTACATTGTTCAGAAACAGGAGCGCGGTACCTATGTCCTGTTTGCCTACGAAGGCAAGCCGGAAGGGATCCGTGAACTCGAGCGTCGTTTCCGGATCGATGACAAAGTCATCAAGTTCATGACGATTCAGCTCGAGGGTGAGTACAAGCCTTCAGGTTTTGTTCGCAAGACCGATGATTCGGAATCGAAAGCTTCGACCGAAGAATCGCCAAAAGCCGAAGAGGCTCCGAAGTCAGAAGCGGCGTCTTCCGAAAAACCGGCTGAAGCACCTGCTGCCGAAGAGACTGCAGCCAAGGAAGCACCGACTGAAGAAGCTTCTGCCAAAACCGAAACCGAAAAAGAATCTGCCTGA
- a CDS encoding redox-regulated ATPase YchF: protein MGFKCGIVGLPNVGKSTIFNAITSAGAESANYPFCTIEPNVGIVTVPDIRLEALAAIVKPQNVLPTTMEFVDIAGLVKGASKGEGLGNQFLGHIRQVDAIAHIVRCFVDDNVVHVDGSVDPLRDIEVIQTELNLADLETVEKRINRVAKLAKSGDKAARQELDLLQKVEAVLNEGKPVSSAGLGREERMNLRDLHLITAKPVMYVANVSEDDLLEGNPMVDQVREHASAEGGEVVVVCGKIESEIAELDNDEKAEFLSELGLDSSGLDRMIHAGYKLLGLQTYFTAGEKEVRAWTVRQGAKAPEAAGVIHTDFARGFIRAEVTAYDDYIASRGESGAREKGLLRSEGKEYVVKDGDVIHFRFNV from the coding sequence ATGGGATTCAAATGCGGAATCGTCGGACTGCCGAATGTCGGCAAATCGACCATCTTCAACGCCATCACCTCGGCCGGAGCCGAATCGGCCAATTACCCGTTCTGTACGATTGAGCCGAATGTCGGCATTGTTACGGTGCCGGATATACGTCTCGAGGCCCTGGCTGCTATCGTCAAGCCGCAAAACGTGTTACCGACAACGATGGAGTTTGTCGATATTGCCGGACTGGTCAAAGGGGCAAGCAAGGGCGAAGGGCTCGGCAACCAGTTCCTCGGCCATATCCGCCAGGTCGATGCGATTGCTCATATCGTTCGCTGTTTCGTGGATGACAACGTCGTCCATGTCGATGGCTCGGTCGATCCGTTGCGCGACATCGAAGTCATTCAGACCGAGCTCAATCTGGCCGACCTCGAGACCGTTGAAAAGCGGATCAACCGGGTCGCCAAACTGGCCAAAAGCGGCGACAAGGCTGCCCGGCAGGAGTTGGATCTGCTACAGAAGGTAGAAGCTGTTCTCAACGAGGGGAAGCCAGTGAGCAGTGCCGGACTCGGCCGCGAAGAACGGATGAACCTGCGCGATCTGCATCTGATCACGGCCAAGCCGGTGATGTATGTCGCCAACGTCTCCGAGGATGATCTGCTCGAGGGGAATCCGATGGTCGACCAGGTTCGGGAACATGCTTCGGCCGAAGGGGGCGAGGTTGTCGTGGTTTGTGGCAAGATCGAATCGGAAATTGCCGAGCTCGACAATGACGAAAAAGCCGAATTCCTCTCTGAACTCGGACTTGATTCCTCCGGTCTCGACCGGATGATCCACGCCGGGTACAAACTGCTCGGCCTGCAGACCTATTTCACAGCCGGTGAAAAGGAGGTGCGGGCCTGGACGGTGCGTCAAGGTGCCAAAGCGCCGGAAGCAGCAGGAGTCATTCACACCGATTTCGCACGCGGTTTTATCCGGGCTGAAGTGACCGCCTACGACGATTACATTGCATCAAGGGGAGAGAGCGGTGCCCGCGAAAAGGGACTGCTCCGTTCCGAGGGGAAGGAATATGTTGTCAAGGACGGCGATGTGATTCATTTCCGTTTCAACGTATAG